The region ctgttctaaacccccgtagggatttttacaattgaatagttctagtctttcatagaactcctcattccagctggattcctttccGTTCTGGCCTCTCTAtagcccttcgcctcccatgctccacttgacggcagctcctctctgccatcagtatatcagcgtgtcgtcagttctcgggtacttccggttgtttcgaactggtaatgcctcagatcttcaggcatacaaggtggcagctctaccaactgagctagACCTTCTGCCCTTACACTTACTCgattcttcctccagaatgaGAAGAGAAAGTATCTAGAATGGTTTTGATGCAAATAGTTTAAAGAACCCCTGAGATCATGCTCTGCACAGGACTACATTTTCTAAATGGAATTCATCATccaaaaagcacttttaaaaaaatcaattcccAGCAACTACACTCAGGAGAGAAATGGTCCATTGATATTGGTCCATTGATTAAAAACCTGGGATAATAACATAAGGTTCTACTACTGCTTTCTGACTAGCTGTTCTCTGGTGTtcgtttccgcactgtccaatgaacactcaagaaaacagatatgggagaaaaggccgctttatttagcagttacagcagaagaggaggctgagacctgcagcatccaaggcagcgaaagcctcctgtggtgcggaggcgggacctctgggtggtaccagaacacctctgccccccagacaggcatgcacccgactccaagttgcgccccgtTGTTGGGCagcgcatctcatccatgtctgtcccttaaggggaaggcagccagactgtggtctgcaccacctcgagcctcTGAgactctgaggtgtgccccgcggtcccagccagggcctcgtctatgtcctcatgccgctgagcccctgaggactgaaattgggttccgccctgcctatgccgcctgaaggtgcatgcccaaagtcccattcacgcctcctagcctgcaccacctgccctcttaaagtgaccaatggtaGCTGGAAAGGGGGGGCAACCCCTGGCctatgacagtctggggtaggtgaaaaaactgcctgccccttggccaatcttggcaggcagcaaaaatttcctacccggccccaaatggtgaccagttagactgcctctagggcgggcggatGGGTCTTCCCAGGGTGCCCACTTGCAAAGGAGCAAGAGGGCTGGGTCTAGCGCCTTTTAAAAGGCCtgccgtagctgccagacccagcccccttcccctcccccttggggagggactctcatgtcccaggccaggccaaacaaactctgaTCACCCCTTCAATTGTGCGATCGGGATTAGATCAGGTCTCAGTATAATGATGTAGAATTTGGGGAGGAAGATGCAGCCCAGTAACCCAGCACTGGAggacaagatggagaagatctccacagtcACCATGCATTTCCCCTTGGATCTCAGGTAGGTTGGGACAAAGGATaccacacactgcaaaacaccagcatgctgaaagtgatcagtttggcCTCATTAAAACTGTCAGCATCCAGGAGTGTAACAGCAGGGAAAGGGTTAGCATCCAGCCCCACACAAGTGCCTACCattcccaccccttctgccccatTTCCACCCAGAagctcccctgttccttctccatccACTCTCATTCCTCCCACCATACAGCCTCACCGCCATTCACCTCACCCCGTCAGCAGATGGAATCTACTCCAACAGTCAGCACCCACACCTGGCCTAATGGCACTTGGTGGTAGATGCAACACTACACTGGCATCCTCCTCCTTTCAGTGGCAGAACATGGCCAGTGCTGCTGGTGGCAGAGGGGgagtggattgggctgtacacAACAGCAAATTCCCGCTAAAGAGACTGATAATCTCTTTTCAGCTGTTCCTCACAATGATGAGATCAAGAGACTCGATTTTGCTCAATGAACTTTATAGCTGAACATGGACTTGAACCCCCAGTGTCAGGGGTTAAAACACACTGCTGTAATATTCATAACAGGTGCCTAATGGCCACCAAGGAATGTCTACATTGGTTTGGCAAGCTGTCAAAGCTCAACTTTCTTTCCCAGTGCTTGTCTTCTCAGCACCTTGGCCACTGCTGCGTGGACATCCTTGTTCCGCAGGGTGTAAATGATCGGGTTGAGCAGGGGAGTGACTATGATGTAAAAGACAGCTGTTTTCTTGTCAAAATCACCTGAGGTGCTAGACTGGGGTTTCATGTACACAAATATGGCAGTCCCAAAGAACAAGGTGACTACCACCAGGTGAGAGGCGCATGTGGAGAAGGCCTTGCTTCTTCCAGCAGCTGACTTCATTTGCAACACGGAGGACAGAATGAGCCCATAGGAGATAAGAATAACAGAAAGGGGAACCAGAAGAATCACCACAGCCACCACAAAGATGACAAATTCTGTGATCTGTGTGTTCCCACATGCAAGCTTCAATAGCATTGGCACTTCGCAAAAGAAGTGGTTGATGCGATTGGCTCTACAGATTGGGAATTGAAGCGTTGCGATCACATCCATCGTGGTACAGAGGAAGCCACCTGCCCAGGAGACTGTGGCCAGCTGCCACTGGCGCCCCCTGTTCATGCTGACGGCATATAATAGGGGACTGCAGATGGCCAAGTAGCGGTCATAGGCCATGACACCCAACAGCATGCATTCAGTGCTCCCCAGGGATGTAGCAATGTACATCTGAGCTATACATCGGGTGAAGGAGATAGTTCTGTTTTCGGATAGGAGATGAGCCAGCATCTGGGGCACAGTGCTGGTGACATAGCTGATTTCTAGACCTGAAAGATTTgagaggaagaagtacatgggtgtgtggAGACAAGAGTCAACGTGAACCAGCAGAATGATCACCAGGTTCCCTACTAAGGCAAGCACGTAGATGATGAGGATTAGAATGAAGAGTAGAATCTCTGTGTTTCTGTTCTTGGAGAGCCCCTCCAAGAAGAACTCTGAGACAGAAGTGAAGTTCTTAGTCTGCATCTTGGCTTCCTATATGTAGAGAAAGGACAACAGTGAGAGTTAGCGTCTTTCTCAGGGAATAAGTCACACCTAAATCAAGTGCTACATCCCAAATGAACACTcggagggaaggtatagcagaaaacagcttgtttattgctggtaccaaagcaaggcagcaaggaggccagtggcctcagatcatgtgcaagCGTAGCTAGACGCAGCTACcattttatactcatttcaaaaaTAGGCAAGCAAAGACAAAAGGTCCTGTAAAATTGcatccctgccacactcaaacaccccctttacccctccccTTAGTTGTTGCCTCGGCAAGATAAcacagaccagctctgtctggtcttcaaggactagggCACTAGAGAGCCGggcactgggtcaggggtggctcacagtTTCTTGCTAATAAGCATTTTAGGCTCTcaagcattttaggaccagagtcagaactgatatTAAAATGGCGATACTTTGGTTAGAGTTTAGTGAGAGTTTTTGGCCCAAGGCTTCAGCTTCTATAATCTGCTGTGCGGTTTGCTTTAAGCATATAATTAATGAGTGCATAAGTGAATATTCTTCATTACTCT is a window of Tiliqua scincoides isolate rTilSci1 chromosome 5, rTilSci1.hap2, whole genome shotgun sequence DNA encoding:
- the LOC136653809 gene encoding olfactory receptor 2D3-like, whose translation is MQTKNFTSVSEFFLEGLSKNRNTEILLFILILIIYVLALVGNLVIILLVHVDSCLHTPMYFFLSNLSGLEISYVTSTVPQMLAHLLSENRTISFTRCIAQMYIATSLGSTECMLLGVMAYDRYLAICSPLLYAVSMNRGRQWQLATVSWAGGFLCTTMDVIATLQFPICRANRINHFFCEVPMLLKLACGNTQITEFVIFVVAVVILLVPLSVILISYGLILSSVLQMKSAAGRSKAFSTCASHLVVVTLFFGTAIFVYMKPQSSTSGDFDKKTAVFYIIVTPLLNPIIYTLRNKDVHAAVAKVLRRQALGKKVEL